In Shewanella sp. GD04112, the sequence GCGACGAATGGTGCTATTGAGCAAGTCATCGGCACGCATAGATAATTTGAGTTGCGGCCGAATCGCCTGCTGTAACTCCAAGCGCGAAACGACTTTGCCGCGCTGTGCACTCAGCAGAGAAAGTATTTGAAATTCATCCGCACTCAATAACCAGCTGCGTCCTGAAGCCGAATCAACCAGCACTTGTTCCTGTGCATTAAACCAACAAGCGCCTATTTGCATCTCGGCCTCTTTCATCATCTTACTTGAGGCCGAGTATACAATTCGAGCTAAAACAACGCAGTGATCTTAATGCCACCTAACATGGTCAGATGAATAATCTGTGAAACACATCAATAAAACATTTAATGCTAAAAACAAACGACGATACATTGTGTTTCATTTGTTTTTAGAACATTGCTGCATTGAGCCACATATGTACCAAAATGCTAGCAATATAGCCAAGCGCGATCACAGGTGTCCAACGTAAATGGGCGCCGAAGGTGTAAATCCCCCTCGCCTGTCCCATCAAGGCAACCCCCGCCGCACTGCCGATGGATAACAAACTGCCCCCAACGCCCGCGGTTAAGGTCACCAGTAACCATTGACCGAGTGCCATCTCTGGGTTCATCGTCAACACGGCGAACATCACTGGAATGTTATCGACAATGGAAGACAACAGACCGATAGCCACGTTGGCATAGGTTGCATCCCAATGGGAATACAGTGCCTCAGACACTAAGCTCAAATACCCCATAAAGCCAAGGCCGCCCACACATAACACCACACCGTAGAAGAACAGTAAGGTATCCCATTCGGCGCGGGAGATCCGGCTAAACACATCGAAGGGCACCACGCTGCCAAGTTGTTGTAGTCGTTGTTTATCCTGACGTAATTCCGCCTTTGCACGCTCACGGGCAACGGATTTATCGAAGGTCTTACGCAGGTAATAACCAAAGAACTGCAGGAAGCCTAGACCCGTCATCATCCCAAGCACAGGTGGCATGCCGAAGAAGGAATGAGCACACACTGCCGTCGCAATGGTCAGCAGGAATAACGCCACGATACGTTTAGCACCGGGTTTAGTGTACACCTGCTCTTTTTCTGGCTCTGGCACATAACGTGGAATAAACACGCTCATAATCGCCGCAGGCAAGGCAAAGTTGACCAAGGCGGGAATAAACAGATGGAAGAAGTCAGCAAAGTGCACTAAGCCCTTTTGCCACACCATCAGGGTGGTGATATCACCAAAGGGACTAAAGGCACCGCCCGCATTCGCCGCAACCACAATGTTGATACACGCCAGCGTAATAAATTTGCGCTGCCCCGCGCCGACCTTCATCACCACGGCACACATCAATAATGCAGTGGTTAAGTTATCGGCCACTGGCGAGATAAAGAACGCCATAAACCCCGTCAGCCAGAACACGGTTCGCAGACTAAATCCCCGTCCGACTAGCCAACCGCGGATCGCATCGAATAAGTTACGTTCCTCCATGGCGTTGATATAAGTCATCGCCACTAATAGGAAGAGTAATAACTCGGCGTATTCCAGTAGATTGTGCTTAAAGGCTGCCTCGGAAACCTCCGACATGCCATTTTGCACATACACAAAACCTATCATGCCCCAAATAATGCCGGCTGCGACCAATACGGGTTTGGATTTACGCAGGTGCAGCGCCTCTTCGGCCATCACCAAAATATAGGCGAGCACGAAGACGCATACGGCAATATACCCCACTGATGCAGCGGTTAAATCGAGCCGTTCTGTTCCTTCGGTCATTGCCCAAACTGCTGGTGAGAATCCGCTCAATATTGCAACGCAGAATAGGCTAGCGAGCACCACTCCACTGTTTTTAAACCACCGCTGTAATTTCATCAAAGTTGATCTCTGCAAGGGAAATTAGTTCGAAAATTACCATAGCTCGGGCTCTGTAAATTTTGACAAAACGCAACTTTCTATGCATTTCCCGATAACCAAGGGCATCTACAACATTAATTTTTGTATAACTACAGACATAACTAATAAAGAATTAACTAACTTTGTTTCAAGTTAGTCCAAAAACAGCCAATAAAAAAGCACCTCTCGGTGCTTTTTTATTGATATCAATCACATTGATTAGAACGAGTAGAGCAAGGTCATATTCGTTTCGGTATCAGTGCTCTTTTTATCATCCAGCGGCTCGCTGTTGTAACGCACGATAATCGCAAACTTCATCGCCAAGGCGCCAATAATATTGGCAGTCAGCGAGGTTTCTGAACGCGCATCTAATTTATCGCCGTAGTCGGCCACAAAACGTTGCTGGAATTTTGAGGTTTCAGTGATTTCAGTTTCGAAGTTGATCACGCCGTGGGCAACCACACTGTCATTCGAATCTGTACCTTCTAGCAGGGCTTGCTCTGAATCGAGGCGCTGATAGATGTAACCGGGACCGATTTCTACATCCAAGAAGGTCTTGCTGGTGTCATAGAGTCTGTGACCATAACCCGCCGCGCCTGAAACTGTGTAGTCATAACCGGTAAAAGGGTCGACTTCATAGTTAGCGTTGGCAAACAGATAGCTGCGATCTGTCATCTTATAGTTGCCTTGAGCGCCCGCTAAATAACGTTTAGCTGTCACTTCACCTGTATCTTCTTTGTACAAACCTTCTAAAAGATATTGGTTTTCCCAGTCACCTAGTTCGTGTTTTAGGCTTAAGCGACCCTTGTAGGATGAGGTATCGGTGTTACCTGTGGTTAAGGTTGCACCTAACTCGGCTTCACCTGCGAATGTCTTGTCGCCTTTTACAAAATCGGCTCCCGCATTAGCCATAAATGGCGCAGTCATTAATAGCGCTGCGGTCAGTACTTTCTTCATGTTTATCCGTTCCTGTTGCGTTTTATCCCCTAAAAAATCTGCGCAATACTAACATTTACGATTAAAAAATGAAAATTCAACGGTTTTTTGCATAAAAAAGCCCGCTAATCAGCGGGCTTTTAACAGTGCTTTAAGGCTTACAGGTTGATCTTAGGATCTAATGCGCCTGACTGATAAGCTTTGTACATTGCTTGTAAAGACAAAGGCTTAATCTTAGAAGCTTGACCCGCACAACCGAAGGCTTCGTAGCGAACAGTACAGATGTCTGCCATCGCTTCCATAGAGGCTTTCAGGAACTTACGTGGGTCGAACTCGCTTGGGTGTTCGGCCAAGTATTTACGTACCGCACCAGTAGACGCTAAGCGCAAATCGGTGTCGATGTTCACTTTACGCACGCCGTGTTTGATACCTTCAACGATTTCTTCTAATGGCACGCCATAAGTTTCAGGAATTTGACCACCGTATTGGTTGATGATCTGTAACCATTCCTGTGGCACTGAAGATGAACCGTGCATGACTAAGTGAGTGTTAGGAATGCGGGCATGGATTTCTTTGATGCGGTCGATACGCAGTACATCACCCGTTGGTTTACGGCTGAACTTGTATGCACCGTGGCTAGTACCAATTGCAATCGCCAGCGCGTCAACATGGGTATCGGCAACGAAGCGTGCCGCTTCTTCTGGGCTGGTCAGCAGTTGGTCGTGGCTTAATACGCCTTCTGCGCCCACACCGTCTTCTTCACCAGCAGTACCGGTTTCTAAGCTGCCTAAACAACCGATTTCACCCTCTACAGACACACCACAAGCGTGGGCGAAAGCAACGGTTCTACGAGTCACATCAACGTTGTACTCGTAAGAAGCTGGGGTTTTACCATCGGCCATTAATGAACCGTCCATCATGACTGATGACATACCTAATTGGATAGAACGCTGACAGATATCAGGATCGGTACCATGGTCTTGGTGAATACAGACTGGGATATCTGGATACTGCTCAAGAGCAGCCGTCATCAGGTATTTTAAGAATTGTGGACGCGCATATTTACGTGCACCCGCAGAGGCTTGCACGATAACTGGGCTGTCTGTGGCTTCTGCGGCCTGCATGATGGCGCGCATTTGCTCAAGGTTGTTTACGTTGAACGCTGGCACACCGTATCCATGCTCTGCCGCGTGATCGAGTAGTTGTCGTAGGGAAATTAACGCCATTTTTTAACTCCAATAATAGGGTGACTGTCACATCAACGTTAGGTCACCGAGGTCGCTATCGTTTGGATGGATTTTTATGCTCAATCACTCAAGAACAACTTAGCCGTCTTAAGAGAATGAGCGGTTTTTTATAATTTTTTTATCAAGTTTTAGTGCCATCGCAGCGCCCTGCCGCGATGGCGCAATACCTAACTTAATGTTAGGCACCGCGTTGTTTTAGCATAGCTACAGCCGGTAACTCTTTACCTTCTAAAAACTCAAGGAAAGCGCCGCCACCAGTAGAAATGTAAGAGACTTTATCGGCGATATCATACTTGTCGACCGCCGCTAAGGTGTCACCACCGCCAGCGATAGAGAAGGCTTTAGAATCAGCGATAGCTTGTGCGATACGCTTAGTGCCTTCACCGAATTGGTCGAATTCGAACACGCCCACAGGGCCGTTCCATACGATAGTGCCAGCAGACTCGATGATTTTCGCTAACGCTTCGGCGCTGTCGGGGCCGATGTCGAAAATCATGTCGCTATCGCCCACTTCATTGACCGCTTTTAAGGTCGCGGCGGCCGTTGGGCTAAACTCACCCGCAACAACCACATCGGTAGGCACTGGAATGTCGCCACCGCGGCTTTGGGCATTCGCCACTAAGCGCTTAGCTTCATCGATTAAATCAGCCTCATACAGTGACTTACCTACATTATGGCCCGCCGCAGCGATAAAGGTGTTGGCGATACCGCCACCAACGACTAACTGGTCCACAATACCAGATAAGCTTTCTAATACGGTCAGCTTAGTCGACACTTTAGAACCGCCAACGATGGCCACTAATGGGCGCGCTGGGTTGTCTAAGGCTTTGCCTAACGCTTCTAATTCTTGTGCTAATAATGGGCCTGCACAGGCGATAGGAGCGTGTAAGCCAACACCATTGGTTGACGCTTCTGCGCGGTGAGCGGTACCGAAGGCATCCATCACATACACATCACATAAGGCTGCCATTTTCTTTGACAGGGCTTCGTCGTTTTTCTTCTCGCCTTTGTTAAAGCGAACGTTTTCAAACACAACCACTTCGCCTACCGCCACTTCAACGCCGTCTAAATAGTCGGTCGCTAAGCGCACTGGGCAAGACAGAGCTTTGGCCAAGTAATCGACCACAGGTTGCATGGAGAATTCGCTGTTGTATTCACCTTCGGTTGGACGACCTAAGTGAGACATCACCATTACCGCCGCGCCTTTGGCAAGGGCTAATTCGATAGTGGGAAGAGAGGCGCGCAGACGTGCATCACTGGTGACGACGCCTTTGCTGACAGGCACATTGAGATCTTCACGAATAAGCACTCGCTTACCTTGGAGATCTAAATCTGACATATTGATAATTGCCATGGTAACGCTTCCTTTTATAATCAAAAAAACAAACTGGTTTTTGCATCAATCGGTTAGCTTAGTCGCTACTCGGCACTCGACATCCCGTCGAATTGGCCACTAGGCTTAACCCATTGGTATAAATTCTTATCTTCAGCTTTGTTTAGCTGCAATCATCGCCAAACTGGTATCTAGCATACGATTTGCAAAGCCCCACTCGTTATCGCACCACAGCAACAGTTTAACCAACTGCCCTGCGCTCACCCGAGTTTGGGTGCCATCGACAATACTTGAGCGCGGATCATGGTTAAAATCACAGGATACGAGCGGCTCATCAGTATAGCCTAAGATACCGTTAAATCGTCCATTGGCGGCCAATTCTAACACTTGATTGACGGTGGCAATATCCACTGTTTTATCTAATGTTACCGAAAGATCGATAGCTGTAACGTTGATCGTGGGAACGCGCACCGAAATCGCCTCAAACTTGTCTTTCATATGCGGCAAAATCCGCTCGATACCGCGGGCAAGTTTAGTGTCGACGGGGATGATTGACTGACCCGCAGCTCGGGTGCGGCGTAAGTCATCATGATAGGCATCAATCACTTGCTGATCGTTCATCGCCGAATGGATAGTCGTAATCGCGCCGCTTTTCACGCCAAAGTGTTTATCCAGTACATCGATGACGGGCACGATACAGTTGGTCGTACAAGAAGCATTGGAAACCACAGTATGCTCGGCACGCAGTAAGTCTTGGTTCACACCGTAAACGATAGTGCCGTCAACATCGGCAGAAGAAGGGTGACTGATTAAGACCTGTTTGGCGCCTGCGTGAATATGGGCCTCGCAACTGTTGCGATCTAAGATGGCGCCAGTCGCTTCATAGATGATGTCGATGTCCATCTCGCGCCAAGGTAACTTAGCTGGATCCGGTTCGTGGAGAATTTTGATGACGTCATCGCCGATCAGCATCTGATCATCGACTAATTTGACTCTGGGCTGAAACCGACCGTGGGTAGTGTCGTACTGGGTCAGATGAATGATGGCTTCGGGCTTAGCCAACTCGTTGATTGCGACAATTTGTATTTGCTGACGTTTTCCGGACTCATATAAAGCGCGAAGGATTGAGCGGCCAATACGACCATAACCATTGATTGCGACTCGGATCATTGAGGTCTTTATTTCCTCTTAACAATACTGCATATACAAAAACGGCCTGCAAACGATTGCAGGCCGCATTATACAGATTAACCTTTCAAAAGTTTAACCTTTTGTCGGTAATCTCATCACCTAAGCGATTAGCCTAGTGATTTTGCAGCATTCAGCACATTTTCAACGGTGAAACCGAAGTGCTTCAGCAGCACGTTGCCTGGCGCAGACTCACCAAAAGTGGTCATGCCAACAACAGTGCCTTCGAAACCAACATACTTGTACCAGAAGTCAGTATGGGCCGCTTCGATAGCAATACGCTTAGTCACAGCTTTTGGCAGTACAGATTCTTTGTAAGCGGCATCTTGCTTATCAAATTCAGTGTTTGATGGCATAGAAACAACGCGAACTTGTTTGCCTTGCTCGGACAGCGCAGCCGCAGCTTCTACCGCTAATTGCACTTCACTACCAGTTGCAATCAGGATGTACTCAGGCGTACCTGCACAGTCTTGCAGTACGTAAGCGCCTTTTGCCACATTCGCTAACTGCTCAGCAGTACGTGCTTGAGCCTTCAGGTTTTGACGGCTGAATACTAGTGATGTTGGTGCATGACGACGTTCGATAGCCGCTTTCCAAGCCACTGCGGTTTCAGCCGCGTCACATGGGCGCCATACCGCCATGTTTGGCGTCATACGCAGGTTAGCTAATTGCTCAACAGGTTGGTGAGTTGGACCATCTTCACCTTGACCGATAGAGTCATGGGTGTAAACGAAGATGTTTTGAATGCCCATCAGTGCAGACATACGTACTGCGTTACGTGCGTATTCCATGAACATCATGAAAGTCGCGCCGTAGTTGATGAAACCACCGTGGAGTGACACACCGTTCATGATGCCGCTCATACCGAACTCACGCACACCGTAGTACACGTAGTTACCTGCTGGATCTTCTTGAATACCTTTAGAACCTGCCCACAAGGTCAGGTTAGAACCCGCTAAGTCAGCACTGCCGCCTAAC encodes:
- the nhaD gene encoding sodium:proton antiporter NhaD; this translates as MKLQRWFKNSGVVLASLFCVAILSGFSPAVWAMTEGTERLDLTAASVGYIAVCVFVLAYILVMAEEALHLRKSKPVLVAAGIIWGMIGFVYVQNGMSEVSEAAFKHNLLEYAELLLFLLVAMTYINAMEERNLFDAIRGWLVGRGFSLRTVFWLTGFMAFFISPVADNLTTALLMCAVVMKVGAGQRKFITLACINIVVAANAGGAFSPFGDITTLMVWQKGLVHFADFFHLFIPALVNFALPAAIMSVFIPRYVPEPEKEQVYTKPGAKRIVALFLLTIATAVCAHSFFGMPPVLGMMTGLGFLQFFGYYLRKTFDKSVARERAKAELRQDKQRLQQLGSVVPFDVFSRISRAEWDTLLFFYGVVLCVGGLGFMGYLSLVSEALYSHWDATYANVAIGLLSSIVDNIPVMFAVLTMNPEMALGQWLLVTLTAGVGGSLLSIGSAAGVALMGQARGIYTFGAHLRWTPVIALGYIASILVHMWLNAAMF
- a CDS encoding DUF481 domain-containing protein, which encodes MKKVLTAALLMTAPFMANAGADFVKGDKTFAGEAELGATLTTGNTDTSSYKGRLSLKHELGDWENQYLLEGLYKEDTGEVTAKRYLAGAQGNYKMTDRSYLFANANYEVDPFTGYDYTVSGAAGYGHRLYDTSKTFLDVEIGPGYIYQRLDSEQALLEGTDSNDSVVAHGVINFETEITETSKFQQRFVADYGDKLDARSETSLTANIIGALAMKFAIIVRYNSEPLDDKKSTDTETNMTLLYSF
- the fba gene encoding class II fructose-bisphosphate aldolase (catalyzes the reversible aldol condensation of dihydroxyacetonephosphate and glyceraldehyde 3-phosphate in the Calvin cycle, glycolysis, and/or gluconeogenesis), with protein sequence MALISLRQLLDHAAEHGYGVPAFNVNNLEQMRAIMQAAEATDSPVIVQASAGARKYARPQFLKYLMTAALEQYPDIPVCIHQDHGTDPDICQRSIQLGMSSVMMDGSLMADGKTPASYEYNVDVTRRTVAFAHACGVSVEGEIGCLGSLETGTAGEEDGVGAEGVLSHDQLLTSPEEAARFVADTHVDALAIAIGTSHGAYKFSRKPTGDVLRIDRIKEIHARIPNTHLVMHGSSSVPQEWLQIINQYGGQIPETYGVPLEEIVEGIKHGVRKVNIDTDLRLASTGAVRKYLAEHPSEFDPRKFLKASMEAMADICTVRYEAFGCAGQASKIKPLSLQAMYKAYQSGALDPKINL
- a CDS encoding phosphoglycerate kinase, whose protein sequence is MAIINMSDLDLQGKRVLIREDLNVPVSKGVVTSDARLRASLPTIELALAKGAAVMVMSHLGRPTEGEYNSEFSMQPVVDYLAKALSCPVRLATDYLDGVEVAVGEVVVFENVRFNKGEKKNDEALSKKMAALCDVYVMDAFGTAHRAEASTNGVGLHAPIACAGPLLAQELEALGKALDNPARPLVAIVGGSKVSTKLTVLESLSGIVDQLVVGGGIANTFIAAAGHNVGKSLYEADLIDEAKRLVANAQSRGGDIPVPTDVVVAGEFSPTAAATLKAVNEVGDSDMIFDIGPDSAEALAKIIESAGTIVWNGPVGVFEFDQFGEGTKRIAQAIADSKAFSIAGGGDTLAAVDKYDIADKVSYISTGGGAFLEFLEGKELPAVAMLKQRGA
- the epd gene encoding erythrose-4-phosphate dehydrogenase, encoding MIRVAINGYGRIGRSILRALYESGKRQQIQIVAINELAKPEAIIHLTQYDTTHGRFQPRVKLVDDQMLIGDDVIKILHEPDPAKLPWREMDIDIIYEATGAILDRNSCEAHIHAGAKQVLISHPSSADVDGTIVYGVNQDLLRAEHTVVSNASCTTNCIVPVIDVLDKHFGVKSGAITTIHSAMNDQQVIDAYHDDLRRTRAAGQSIIPVDTKLARGIERILPHMKDKFEAISVRVPTINVTAIDLSVTLDKTVDIATVNQVLELAANGRFNGILGYTDEPLVSCDFNHDPRSSIVDGTQTRVSAGQLVKLLLWCDNEWGFANRMLDTSLAMIAAKQS